In one Acomys russatus chromosome X, mAcoRus1.1, whole genome shotgun sequence genomic region, the following are encoded:
- the Rbm3 gene encoding RNA-binding protein 3 isoform X1: MSSEEGKLFVGGLNFNTDEQALEDHFSSFGPISEVVVVKDRETQRSRGFGFITFTNPQHASDAMRAMNGESLDGRQIRVDHAGKSARGTRGGAFGAHGRGRSYSRGGGDQGYGSGRYDSRPGGYGYGYGRSRDYSGRSQGGYDRYSGGNYRDNYDN; encoded by the exons ATGTCTTCTGAAGAGGGGAAGCTCTTTGTGGGAGGGCTCAACTTCAACACCGATGAGCAGGCACTTGAAGACCACTTCAGCAGCTTTGGGCCTATCTCTGAGG TGGTTGTTGTCAAGGACCGGGAGACACAAAGATCCCGGGGTTTTGGCTTCATCACCTTCACCAACCCACAGCATGCTTCAGACGCCATGAGAGCCATGAATGGAGAG TCTCTGGATGGGCGCCAGATCCGCGTGGACCATGCAGGCAAGTCGGCCCGCGGAACCAGAGGAGGTGCCTTTGGGGCCCATGGGCGTGGTCGCAGCTACTCCAGGG GTGGTGGAGACCAGGGCTATGGAAGTGGACGATACGACAGTCGGCCTGGAGGATATGGCTATGGATATGGACGGTCTAGAGACTACAGTGGCAG AAGCCAGGGTGGCTATGACCGCTATTCAGGAGGAAATTACAGAGACAATTATGACAACTAA
- the Rbm3 gene encoding RNA-binding protein 3 isoform X2 has translation MSSEEGKLFVGGLNFNTDEQALEDHFSSFGPISEVVVVKDRETQRSRGFGFITFTNPQHASDAMRAMNGESLDGRQIRVDHAGKSARGTRGGAFGAHGRGRSYSRGGGDQGYGSGRYDSRPGGYGYGYGRSRDYSGSQGGYDRYSGGNYRDNYDN, from the exons ATGTCTTCTGAAGAGGGGAAGCTCTTTGTGGGAGGGCTCAACTTCAACACCGATGAGCAGGCACTTGAAGACCACTTCAGCAGCTTTGGGCCTATCTCTGAGG TGGTTGTTGTCAAGGACCGGGAGACACAAAGATCCCGGGGTTTTGGCTTCATCACCTTCACCAACCCACAGCATGCTTCAGACGCCATGAGAGCCATGAATGGAGAG TCTCTGGATGGGCGCCAGATCCGCGTGGACCATGCAGGCAAGTCGGCCCGCGGAACCAGAGGAGGTGCCTTTGGGGCCCATGGGCGTGGTCGCAGCTACTCCAGGG GTGGTGGAGACCAGGGCTATGGAAGTGGACGATACGACAGTCGGCCTGGAGGATATGGCTATGGATATGGACGGTCTAGAGACTACAGTGGCAG CCAGGGTGGCTATGACCGCTATTCAGGAGGAAATTACAGAGACAATTATGACAACTAA